In Defluviitalea raffinosedens, the DNA window GACTTCCCTGTTTTGGCAGAATTGGCTCTAAATGATACCTGTATGCCAAGCAACAGAATAACGCCTACGCTTGAGCAAGTCATAGAAGTATATAAGGAAGCATATTAAGTTCATAAGAGTTCCAACTTTATATAGAAAGTGATAAAAAACAAGTCGGTTAGGGGAGACCGACTTGTTTTTTATGTATTGTATATAAATAGGGAGGTAGTTGTAGCATTGTCAAATTAAATACTGATTATACATCCCTATATAAAAAATTCCAATAAATATACTAAAATGATTGAACTTACGGCTACTGTCATCAGCCCTTTTTCGAAATAAGCCAGAATAAGCGCAATAACAAGTCCGGCAGCTGCTGAATAGATATGGCTGGTGGAATACAGAATATCTGGAAAAGTCATAGCCCCCAATACAGCAAAAGGAACATAGAATAAAAACGAACGAATAAATTTTGACTGTAATTTTCTTTTAAATACTGCAATGGGTAAAACCCTTGGGATATACGTTACAATTGCCATAATGACCACGGCAGTAAAAGCATAGCTCATGACTAGACCTCCTCTTTTGGGAAGAATATGGCGCCGACGGTTGAAGCCACAATGGTTGCAGCGATGATTCTAAAACCATCGGATATTTGACTGATGTAAGGGATCCATTTAAGGCACGAACTGATTAAGATGCCAGTGAGTACAACCATAAGAGCCGCCCTTGATTTTTTAGCCGTGGGAACCACTAAAGCTATGAACATGGCATATAGCGCGACCCCCATGGCGCTTTGAAGCTGTTCCGGAAGAATGGAGCATGCTATGGCTCCAACAGCAGTACCTAAAACCCATCCTAAAAATGGTCCGACAATCAGCCCCGACATAAACGGAAAAGTAAGTTCTTTTTCTTCCAGCGAGGCGACAGCAAAGGTCTCATCTGTGATGCCAAAAGCAATTATGCATCTTTGCAGCAGGGACATGCAGGGGGTAATTCTTTGAGATAAAGACAGAGACATCAGCATATATCTGATGTTTATAATAAAGGTCGTTAAACCAATTTCAAATAAAGAAGCATTGGAAATAATTAAAGAAGTTCCTGCAAACTGTCCGGCGGAAGTCAGGTTTGATAAAGAAATAAAAATAGCCAGCCATACGGGGATACCTCCGTTAACAGCCATTAATCCAAAGGTAAAGGACACAGGAAAATATCCGAGGGCAATAGGAATACCCAGTTTGAATCCACGGGAAAAGTCATTGACCTGTTTGCTTTTATATTTTAAAGGCTGATCGATTTGACAGAACTGTTCTGCTGAATCCATTTCTTTACCTCTTTTCTTTAAGTTTCTAATGATTTATTATAGCTTATAAAACTCAATAGTCAATCACAGATTCATCCTAAAAAGTGTAACATTTATCACAGATTTTTATTTAATAACTGATATAATGTAATTATTAAAGAACTTAAAGAGGAGGTTTTGTAATGATTAGAAAGATTATAAGCATAGATGAAGAAAAATGTAATGGCTGCGGATTATGTGTCAATGCCTGCCATGAAGGGGCTATTGAATTGGTAGATGGCAAAGCAAAGCTGATTTCTGATGAATATTGTGACGGATTCGGAGATTGTCTGCCCCAATGTCCTACCAATGCCATTACAATTATTGAGAGAGAAAGTAAACCCTATGATGAAGAACTGGTAAAGCAAAAAATGGAGGAAAAGAAAGCTAAAGTTAGCCCTAACCCCATGCCTTGTGGTTGTCCGGGTACAATGGCCAAGACCATTGAAAGGAAACAACTTTCAGTTAACAAAAAAGTTGAAGTTAAAGATGAAGTTCAGGTTAAACCTCAATCTGAATTAATGCAATGGCCAGTGCAATTAAAGTTAATTAATCCGGATGCAGCTTATTTGGATCATCCTCATTTGCTCATTGCAGCAGACTGTACAGCTTATGCCTATGCGAATTTTCATCAGGACTTTATCAAAGACCATATTACAATGATTGGCTGTCCTAAATTGGATGACAACGAGTATTATACACAAAAACTTACAGAGATCTTTGGTAAGCATCAGCCTAAAAGCATTACAGTCGTAAGAATGGAAGTGCCTTGCTGCGGAGGAATTGTCGCTGCTGTCAAAAAGGCTATGCTGCAATCTGAAACTATAGTAAACTACAGAGAAATTATAATTACCACAAACGGCGAAATAAAAGAATAATAAGTTCTAAGATGAATACTTCCGGGACAGAACCTTTCATTTTTATGAAATGGTTTATCAGGGAGTATT includes these proteins:
- a CDS encoding AzlC family ABC transporter permease — translated: MDSAEQFCQIDQPLKYKSKQVNDFSRGFKLGIPIALGYFPVSFTFGLMAVNGGIPVWLAIFISLSNLTSAGQFAGTSLIISNASLFEIGLTTFIINIRYMLMSLSLSQRITPCMSLLQRCIIAFGITDETFAVASLEEKELTFPFMSGLIVGPFLGWVLGTAVGAIACSILPEQLQSAMGVALYAMFIALVVPTAKKSRAALMVVLTGILISSCLKWIPYISQISDGFRIIAATIVASTVGAIFFPKEEV
- a CDS encoding AzlD domain-containing protein, whose protein sequence is MSYAFTAVVIMAIVTYIPRVLPIAVFKRKLQSKFIRSFLFYVPFAVLGAMTFPDILYSTSHIYSAAAGLVIALILAYFEKGLMTVAVSSIILVYLLEFFI
- a CDS encoding ATP-binding protein, whose amino-acid sequence is MIRKIISIDEEKCNGCGLCVNACHEGAIELVDGKAKLISDEYCDGFGDCLPQCPTNAITIIERESKPYDEELVKQKMEEKKAKVSPNPMPCGCPGTMAKTIERKQLSVNKKVEVKDEVQVKPQSELMQWPVQLKLINPDAAYLDHPHLLIAADCTAYAYANFHQDFIKDHITMIGCPKLDDNEYYTQKLTEIFGKHQPKSITVVRMEVPCCGGIVAAVKKAMLQSETIVNYREIIITTNGEIKE